In Pseudomonas hamedanensis, a single window of DNA contains:
- a CDS encoding YajG family lipoprotein, protein MLQRLLFGLITVAGLTLAGCAHSPQQLNPEPKLTTQLAPVGRGQPVVVRVVDGRPSPTLGTRGGLYPETSAITVQREQILPKLQAQAEAAVRLLGFTPTNNAPNAPQLTVTLAELKYQSPKEGMYVTEATIGATFRSDVQNANRRYSGRYGASLDQRFGMAPNQETNTKLVSDVLSDALTRLFKDPTVGQVLAE, encoded by the coding sequence ATGTTGCAACGCCTGTTGTTCGGTTTGATCACTGTCGCCGGTTTGACCCTGGCCGGCTGCGCCCACAGCCCGCAACAACTGAATCCGGAGCCGAAGCTGACCACGCAACTGGCACCGGTCGGTCGCGGCCAGCCTGTGGTCGTGCGTGTCGTCGACGGCCGTCCTTCGCCAACCCTGGGCACCCGTGGCGGTCTGTACCCGGAAACCAGCGCCATCACCGTGCAGCGCGAGCAGATCCTGCCCAAGCTGCAGGCCCAGGCTGAAGCCGCTGTGCGTTTGCTGGGGTTCACCCCGACCAACAACGCGCCGAACGCGCCGCAGTTGACCGTGACCCTGGCCGAGCTGAAATATCAGTCGCCGAAAGAAGGCATGTACGTGACCGAGGCGACCATCGGCGCTACCTTCCGCTCTGACGTGCAAAACGCCAACCGTCGTTACAGTGGCCGTTACGGCGCTTCGCTGGACCAGCGCTTCGGCATGGCGCCGAACCAGGAAACCAACACCAAACTGGTCAGCGATGTATTGAGCGATGCGCTGACGCGTCTGTTCAAGGATCCGACCGTGGGTCAGGTGCTCGCCGAGTAA
- a CDS encoding SOS response-associated peptidase, with the protein MCGRYALFRWNRDFAALPGFPADQQAQWNISPNDSVLMLRAAEDGERTLARARWGLTPPWLTDLSKTPAHARAETVAEQPMFREALRLRRCLLPANGFYEWRGTQRKRPYWLTPGEGSSLFFAAIWEAYPVQEQVWLSTAVITQPAASQRRPLILDEAGQAAWLDPETPLHVLQGLLAGEPAALRERVLANLVNDPKLNGPECLTPG; encoded by the coding sequence ATGTGTGGACGTTATGCCCTGTTTCGCTGGAACCGCGACTTCGCGGCCCTGCCAGGTTTTCCCGCCGATCAGCAGGCGCAGTGGAACATTTCCCCCAATGATTCGGTGTTAATGCTGCGTGCTGCTGAAGACGGCGAGCGCACATTGGCCCGTGCGCGCTGGGGCCTGACGCCGCCGTGGCTGACCGACCTGTCGAAAACCCCCGCCCATGCCCGGGCCGAAACCGTGGCCGAGCAGCCGATGTTTCGTGAGGCGCTGCGCCTGCGTCGCTGCCTGCTGCCGGCCAACGGTTTCTACGAATGGCGCGGCACCCAGCGCAAGCGGCCATACTGGCTGACGCCGGGAGAGGGCTCGTCGCTGTTTTTCGCGGCGATCTGGGAGGCGTATCCGGTGCAGGAACAGGTCTGGCTGAGCACGGCGGTGATCACCCAGCCGGCGGCCAGTCAGCGCCGGCCTTTGATTCTCGATGAGGCCGGGCAGGCGGCATGGCTTGATCCCGAGACGCCGCTGCATGTCTTGCAGGGATTGCTTGCCGGTGAGCCGGCGGCGCTGCGTGAGCGGGTGCTGGCGAATCTGGTGAATGATCCGAAGCTCAATGGGCCGGAGTGTTTGACCCCGGGTTGA
- a CDS encoding M48 family metallopeptidase, which yields MNKTLVVSALSAALLLAGCQSVNTTSGGAVGVERKQYMFSMLSSQEVDQMYAQSYQKTIGEASSKGVLDKSSPEAKRVQAIANRLIAQAPNFRPDAAQWQWEVNLIKSDELNANCGPGGKIIFYTGLIDSLKLTDDEIAAIMGHEIAHALREHGREAMSKAYGIEMAKQGAGALFGLGQDSLALADTVANYGMTLPNSRANENEADLIGLELAARAGYNPNAAITLWNKMSKASEGSPPEFMSTHPASTSRIASLQAAIPKVMPLYEKAPKS from the coding sequence ATGAACAAGACATTGGTTGTAAGTGCACTGAGCGCAGCGCTGCTGCTGGCCGGGTGTCAGTCGGTCAACACCACCAGCGGCGGCGCCGTCGGGGTGGAGCGCAAGCAATACATGTTCAGCATGCTGTCCTCGCAAGAGGTCGACCAGATGTACGCGCAGTCCTATCAGAAGACCATCGGCGAGGCGTCGAGCAAAGGCGTGCTGGACAAGAGCAGCCCGGAAGCCAAGCGGGTGCAGGCCATCGCCAATCGTCTGATCGCCCAGGCGCCGAACTTCCGTCCGGATGCGGCGCAATGGCAATGGGAAGTCAATCTGATCAAGAGCGATGAGCTCAACGCCAACTGTGGTCCCGGCGGCAAGATCATTTTCTACACCGGGCTGATCGACAGCCTGAAACTCACCGACGATGAAATCGCCGCCATCATGGGCCATGAAATCGCCCACGCGTTGCGCGAGCACGGGCGTGAAGCGATGTCCAAGGCCTATGGCATCGAGATGGCCAAGCAGGGTGCCGGCGCATTGTTCGGTCTGGGTCAGGACAGCCTGGCGCTGGCCGACACTGTGGCCAACTACGGCATGACCCTGCCCAACAGCCGCGCCAACGAAAACGAAGCCGACCTGATCGGTCTGGAACTGGCCGCTCGCGCTGGCTACAACCCGAACGCGGCGATTACGTTGTGGAACAAGATGAGCAAGGCTTCCGAGGGTTCACCTCCGGAATTCATGAGCACTCACCCGGCTTCCACCAGCCGGATTGCCTCGCTGCAGGCGGCGATTCCGAAGGTCATGCCGCTGTACGAAAAAGCCCCGAAGTCTTAA
- a CDS encoding 1-acyl-sn-glycerol-3-phosphate acyltransferase, translating to MGEFDAIRPYDDSEVPAVLARLLGDKAFLDILTHFRFPRFAGAFGWMLKPLIAHRLRREFADVTSVATLQDKVEFYVDHTIERATDGVTYTGVEQFKSGSAYLFIANHRDIVMDPAFVNYAVYHAGLPTPRIAIGDNLLQKPFVSDLMRLNKSFIVHRSITGRREKMAAYQLLSAYINHSIRNDCASIWIAQAEGRAKDGDDRTESAILKMFHMSRKDEPFGEVIRSLNLTPVSISYEYDPCDQAKARELYIRATTGTYTKAPGEDDVSIAKGITGYKGRVHVNFAAPITELFEDTKQLAIEMDKQILGGYRLFPVHYLAYAQWADADPQLNVPKAAEVFPADELAKAQEEWQNRLDACPEEHRPYLVLQYATPVRNQYRVKAGLPL from the coding sequence ATGGGCGAATTCGATGCCATCCGACCTTACGACGACAGCGAAGTACCTGCGGTACTGGCAAGGCTGCTCGGCGACAAGGCGTTTCTAGATATCCTCACCCACTTCCGCTTCCCGCGTTTTGCCGGTGCCTTCGGCTGGATGCTCAAACCTCTTATAGCCCATCGGCTGCGTCGTGAGTTTGCCGACGTGACGTCCGTGGCTACCTTACAGGACAAAGTCGAGTTCTACGTCGACCACACCATCGAGCGCGCCACCGACGGCGTGACCTACACCGGGGTCGAGCAATTCAAGTCCGGCAGCGCTTATCTGTTCATCGCCAACCACCGCGACATCGTCATGGACCCGGCCTTCGTCAATTACGCCGTGTACCACGCGGGCCTGCCGACGCCACGCATTGCGATTGGCGACAACCTGCTGCAAAAGCCGTTTGTCAGCGATCTGATGCGCTTGAACAAGAGCTTTATCGTCCACCGTTCGATCACTGGCCGCCGCGAAAAAATGGCCGCGTATCAACTGCTCTCGGCCTACATCAACCACTCGATCCGCAACGATTGCGCCTCGATCTGGATCGCTCAGGCCGAAGGCCGGGCGAAGGATGGCGATGACCGCACCGAGTCGGCGATCCTCAAGATGTTCCACATGAGCCGCAAGGACGAGCCGTTCGGTGAAGTGATTCGTTCGCTGAACCTCACGCCGGTGTCGATCAGCTATGAATACGACCCGTGCGACCAGGCCAAGGCCCGCGAGTTGTATATCCGCGCCACCACCGGCACCTACACCAAGGCGCCCGGTGAAGATGATGTGAGCATTGCCAAGGGCATCACCGGCTACAAAGGCCGGGTGCACGTGAACTTCGCTGCGCCGATCACCGAGCTGTTCGAAGACACCAAGCAATTGGCGATCGAGATGGACAAGCAGATTCTCGGCGGCTACCGGCTGTTCCCGGTGCATTACCTGGCGTATGCCCAGTGGGCCGATGCCGATCCGCAATTGAATGTGCCGAAGGCGGCCGAAGTGTTCCCGGCGGACGAACTGGCCAAGGCGCAGGAAGAATGGCAGAACCGGCTGGACGCCTGCCCCGAGGAGCATCGTCCGTACCTGGTGCTGCAATACGCGACGCCGGTGCGTAATCAGTACCGGGTCAAGGCCGGGTTGCCACTGTAG
- a CDS encoding putative signal transducing protein has protein sequence MQRIYEPASLMEGEMLKGMLASEGIEAHLVGQNLLGGTGELPIFGLLGLSVDNDQAEYARELITAYNAALPLPGDEPESFPGTLVC, from the coding sequence ATGCAGCGAATCTACGAACCGGCCAGCCTGATGGAAGGCGAAATGCTCAAGGGCATGCTCGCCAGCGAAGGCATCGAGGCGCATCTGGTCGGGCAGAATCTGCTAGGCGGCACGGGCGAACTGCCGATTTTTGGCCTGCTCGGCCTGTCCGTCGATAACGATCAGGCCGAATACGCCCGCGAGCTGATCACCGCGTACAATGCCGCGCTGCCGCTGCCCGGCGACGAACCGGAGAGCTTCCCCGGGACGCTGGTCTGTTAG
- a CDS encoding methyl-accepting chemotaxis protein yields MITQVVTSVQSVSDSSEHTADIAIRTNIGVQKQLAEIDQVATAVQEMTATAQDVARNATQAAQAASHADQAASQGMQIVRDTSDSIGVLAVEIGKAVDVVQTLAKDSENINAILTAIRGIAEQTNLLALNAAIEAARAGEQGRGFAVVADEVRNLAQKTQKATEEIQAMIQQLQQGTRDVVRVMEDSQNRTDESVQHAAKAADALETITQAVSVINDMNTQIASAAEEQSAVADDINRNVINIGQVANEVAGGADESSSASASLTKLAEQQRRLINQFKV; encoded by the coding sequence ATGATCACGCAAGTGGTGACCTCGGTGCAGAGCGTCAGTGATTCCTCGGAACACACGGCCGACATCGCGATTCGCACCAACATCGGCGTGCAAAAACAACTGGCCGAGATCGATCAAGTGGCGACAGCGGTGCAGGAAATGACCGCCACCGCCCAGGACGTGGCGCGCAATGCCACGCAAGCGGCGCAAGCGGCCAGCCATGCCGATCAGGCCGCCAGCCAGGGCATGCAGATCGTTCGCGACACCTCTGACTCGATCGGCGTGCTCGCCGTGGAAATCGGCAAGGCGGTCGATGTGGTGCAAACCCTGGCCAAGGACAGCGAAAACATCAACGCGATCCTCACGGCGATTCGCGGGATTGCTGAACAGACCAACCTGCTGGCACTGAACGCCGCGATCGAAGCGGCGCGGGCCGGTGAACAGGGGCGCGGTTTTGCCGTGGTTGCGGATGAAGTGCGCAATCTGGCGCAGAAGACCCAAAAAGCCACTGAAGAAATCCAGGCGATGATTCAGCAGTTGCAACAAGGCACCCGCGATGTAGTGCGGGTCATGGAGGACAGCCAGAACCGCACCGACGAAAGCGTGCAACACGCGGCGAAAGCGGCCGATGCGCTGGAGACAATCACCCAGGCCGTGTCGGTGATCAACGACATGAACACGCAAATTGCCAGTGCGGCCGAGGAACAAAGCGCGGTGGCCGATGACATCAACCGCAATGTAATCAATATCGGCCAGGTGGCGAACGAAGTGGCCGGTGGCGCGGATGAGTCGAGTTCGGCGAGCGCGAGTCTGACCAAGCTGGCCGAGCAGCAGCGGCGGTTGATCAATCAGTTCAAGGTCTAA
- a CDS encoding uracil-xanthine permease family protein, with amino-acid sequence MQQEFNDPLWRTVLSGAQMLFVAFGALVLMPLITGLDPNVALFTAGLGTILFQIVTGRQVPVFLASSFAFITPIILAKGQFGLAATMGGVMAAGFVYTFLGLAVKIKGTGFIDRLLPPVVIGPVIISIGLAMAPIAANMAMGKAGDGTELIHYQTAMLISMPALLTTLIVAVFGKGIFRLVPIISGVLVGFAMSFYFGVVDTAKIAAAPWFALPHFTAPEFNWQAILFIVPVALAPAIEHIGGVIAVGSVTGRDYLKKPGLHRTLLGDGIATTAAGLFGGPPNTTYAEVTGAVMLTKNYNPKIMTWAAIFAITLAFIGKFGALLQSIPVPVMGGILCLLFGSIAAVGMNTLIRHKIDLGEARNLVIVSVTLVFGIGGVLVGTGTGPDDFGLKGIALCAVVAIALNLILPGNDGWKQKKADEPLI; translated from the coding sequence ATGCAGCAAGAGTTCAACGATCCGCTCTGGCGCACGGTGCTGTCCGGCGCGCAGATGCTGTTCGTGGCGTTCGGCGCTTTGGTGCTGATGCCGCTGATCACCGGCCTTGATCCGAACGTGGCCCTGTTTACCGCAGGTCTGGGAACGATCCTGTTCCAGATCGTCACCGGGCGGCAGGTGCCGGTGTTTCTGGCGTCGAGCTTCGCTTTCATCACCCCGATCATCCTCGCCAAGGGCCAGTTCGGCCTCGCCGCGACCATGGGCGGGGTGATGGCGGCCGGTTTCGTCTACACCTTCCTCGGCCTTGCCGTGAAGATCAAAGGCACCGGTTTTATCGACCGTTTGCTGCCTCCGGTGGTGATTGGCCCGGTGATCATTTCCATCGGCCTGGCCATGGCGCCGATCGCCGCGAACATGGCGATGGGCAAAGCTGGCGACGGCACCGAGCTGATCCACTACCAGACCGCCATGTTGATCTCGATGCCGGCACTGCTGACCACGCTGATCGTGGCGGTGTTTGGCAAAGGCATCTTCCGTCTGGTGCCGATCATCTCCGGTGTGCTGGTCGGTTTCGCCATGTCGTTTTATTTCGGCGTGGTCGATACCGCGAAGATTGCCGCGGCGCCCTGGTTCGCCCTGCCGCACTTCACCGCGCCGGAGTTCAACTGGCAGGCGATTCTGTTCATCGTTCCGGTGGCGCTGGCCCCGGCGATCGAGCACATCGGCGGCGTGATTGCCGTTGGCAGTGTGACGGGTCGCGATTACCTGAAGAAGCCGGGCCTGCATCGCACCCTGCTCGGTGACGGCATCGCCACCACCGCGGCCGGGCTGTTCGGCGGCCCGCCCAACACCACCTACGCTGAAGTAACCGGCGCGGTGATGCTGACCAAAAACTACAACCCGAAAATCATGACCTGGGCGGCAATCTTCGCCATCACCCTGGCGTTCATCGGCAAGTTCGGCGCGCTGCTGCAAAGCATTCCGGTGCCGGTGATGGGCGGGATTCTGTGCCTGTTGTTCGGTTCGATCGCGGCGGTGGGCATGAATACCCTGATCCGCCACAAGATCGACCTGGGCGAAGCGCGCAATCTGGTGATCGTCTCGGTGACGCTGGTGTTCGGCATTGGTGGTGTGCTGGTCGGCACCGGCACTGGCCCGGATGACTTCGGCCTCAAAGGCATCGCACTGTGCGCAGTGGTGGCGATTGCGCTGAACCTGATCCTGCCGGGCAATGACGGCTGGAAGCAGAAGAAGGCGGATGAGCCGCTGATCTAA
- the upp gene encoding uracil phosphoribosyltransferase, which translates to MPILEIRHPLIRHKLGLMRRADISTKNFRELAQEVGALLTYEATKDLPLESYDIAGWCGTVSVEKIAGKKITVVPILRAGIGMLEGVLSLIPGAKVSAVGVARNEETLQAHTYLEKLVPEIDERLAMIIDPMLATGSSMVATIDLLKKAGCRDIRAMVLVAAPEGIAAVEKAHPDVTIYTASIDERLNEHGYIIPGLGDAGDKIFGTKQKDA; encoded by the coding sequence ATGCCCATCCTCGAGATCCGCCATCCGCTGATCCGTCATAAACTCGGCCTGATGCGCCGCGCTGACATCAGCACCAAGAATTTCCGCGAGCTCGCTCAGGAAGTCGGCGCCCTGTTGACCTATGAAGCCACCAAAGATTTGCCGCTCGAATCCTACGACATTGCCGGCTGGTGCGGCACCGTGTCGGTGGAGAAGATCGCCGGCAAGAAGATCACTGTCGTGCCGATCCTGCGCGCCGGTATCGGCATGCTCGAAGGCGTGCTGAGCCTGATCCCGGGTGCCAAGGTGTCCGCTGTGGGCGTTGCCCGCAACGAAGAAACCCTGCAAGCCCACACGTATCTGGAAAAACTGGTTCCGGAAATCGACGAACGCCTGGCCATGATCATCGACCCGATGCTCGCCACCGGCAGTTCCATGGTCGCGACCATCGACCTGTTGAAAAAGGCCGGTTGCCGCGACATCCGCGCCATGGTCCTGGTGGCCGCGCCGGAAGGCATTGCCGCCGTAGAAAAGGCGCACCCGGACGTGACCATCTACACCGCGTCCATCGACGAACGTCTGAACGAGCACGGTTACATCATTCCTGGGCTTGGCGACGCCGGTGACAAGATCTTCGGCACCAAGCAGAAGGACGCGTAA
- a CDS encoding PA4642 family protein — MRKDKKQVIGDEIGDEQIKLFLDFEPVDATSPSLHKLIKAYRGLRIDDFERFLGFFVAAGYDLDGKDEQGQTFVDQIKDQRNAAEYIELIDKARS; from the coding sequence ATGCGTAAAGATAAGAAACAAGTGATTGGTGACGAGATCGGCGATGAGCAGATCAAGCTGTTCCTCGATTTTGAACCGGTCGACGCCACTTCGCCGTCGCTGCACAAACTGATCAAGGCTTACCGTGGTCTGCGCATCGATGATTTCGAGCGTTTTCTGGGCTTCTTCGTCGCCGCTGGTTATGACTTGGATGGCAAAGATGAGCAGGGCCAGACTTTCGTTGACCAGATCAAAGATCAGCGTAATGCCGCCGAGTACATCGAGTTGATCGACAAGGCCCGCAGTTGA
- the hemH gene encoding ferrochelatase: MTDHALLLVNLGSPASTSVADVRSYLNQFLMDPYVIDLPWPLRRLLVSLILIKRPEQSAHAYASIWWEEGSPLVVLSRRLQAQMTETWKHGPVDLAMRYGEPSIETCLLRLVKAGHRKITLAPLYPQFADSTTTTVIEEARRVLRENKLDVKLSILQPFYDQPEYIEALAASARPHLQQDYDHLLLSFHGLPERHLTKLDPTGKHCLKGADCCQTASPAVLATCYRAQCFRTAAAFAKTMGLADGKWSVSFQSRLGRAKWIEPYTEARLDELAKSGVKKILVMCPAFVADCIETLEEIGDRGKEQFREAGGEELVLVPCLNDDPQWARALATLCERAPLSL, from the coding sequence ATGACCGATCACGCTTTGCTTCTGGTCAACCTGGGCTCTCCGGCCTCCACCTCGGTGGCCGATGTGCGCAGCTACCTCAATCAATTTCTGATGGACCCGTACGTGATCGACCTGCCATGGCCGCTGCGGCGGTTGCTGGTGTCGCTGATCCTGATCAAGCGCCCGGAGCAATCGGCGCATGCCTATGCGTCGATCTGGTGGGAGGAGGGCTCACCGCTGGTGGTGCTCAGCCGCCGCTTGCAAGCGCAAATGACCGAGACGTGGAAACACGGCCCGGTGGATCTGGCGATGCGTTACGGCGAGCCGTCTATCGAAACCTGTCTGTTGCGGCTGGTGAAAGCCGGGCACAGGAAAATCACCTTGGCGCCGCTGTATCCGCAGTTCGCCGACAGCACCACGACCACCGTGATCGAAGAAGCGCGGCGCGTGCTGCGCGAGAACAAGCTCGACGTGAAGTTATCGATCCTGCAACCGTTCTACGATCAGCCGGAATACATCGAAGCACTGGCCGCCAGCGCCCGCCCGCATCTGCAGCAGGATTACGATCATTTGCTGCTGAGCTTTCATGGCTTGCCGGAGCGGCACCTGACCAAACTCGACCCGACCGGCAAACATTGCCTCAAGGGCGCCGACTGCTGCCAGACCGCCTCGCCGGCGGTATTGGCGACCTGCTACCGCGCGCAATGTTTCCGCACCGCCGCCGCCTTCGCCAAAACCATGGGCCTGGCGGACGGCAAATGGTCGGTATCGTTTCAGTCGCGCCTGGGGCGAGCGAAGTGGATCGAGCCTTACACCGAAGCGCGGCTGGATGAGCTGGCCAAAAGCGGGGTGAAAAAGATTCTGGTGATGTGCCCGGCGTTCGTCGCTGACTGCATCGAGACGCTGGAAGAAATTGGTGATCGCGGCAAGGAACAATTCCGCGAAGCGGGGGGCGAGGAGCTGGTGCTGGTGCCCTGCCTGAACGACGACCCGCAATGGGCCAGGGCGTTGGCGACTCTCTGCGAACGAGCGCCGCTGTCCCTCTAA
- a CDS encoding hypoxanthine-guanine phosphoribosyltransferase, with protein MSADLEHIRQIMREADCLYTESEVEAAIARVGAQINEQLADSNPVVFCVMNGGLIFSGKLLTHLQFPLEASYLHATRYRNETSGGDLFWKAKPEVSFIDRDVLIIDDILDEGHTLGAIIDFCKHAGARKVHTAVLIDKDHDRKARPDLKADFVGLPCIDRYIFGYGMDYKGYWRNANGIYAVKGM; from the coding sequence ATGTCCGCTGATCTCGAGCATATCCGTCAAATCATGCGAGAGGCTGACTGCCTGTACACCGAGTCTGAAGTCGAGGCGGCCATCGCCCGCGTCGGTGCACAAATCAACGAACAACTGGCCGACAGCAACCCGGTGGTCTTCTGCGTGATGAACGGCGGCCTGATCTTCTCCGGCAAACTGCTGACGCATCTGCAGTTCCCGCTGGAAGCGTCCTACCTGCACGCGACCCGCTATCGCAACGAAACCAGCGGCGGCGACCTGTTCTGGAAAGCCAAGCCGGAAGTCTCGTTCATCGACCGCGACGTGCTGATCATCGACGACATCCTCGATGAAGGTCACACCCTGGGCGCGATCATCGATTTCTGCAAACACGCCGGCGCGCGCAAAGTGCACACCGCCGTGCTGATCGACAAGGACCACGACCGCAAGGCGCGCCCTGACCTGAAAGCCGATTTCGTCGGCCTGCCGTGCATCGACCGCTACATCTTCGGCTACGGCATGGACTACAAGGGCTACTGGCGCAACGCCAACGGGATCTACGCCGTTAAAGGCATGTAA
- the mqo gene encoding malate dehydrogenase (quinone) — protein sequence MAHNEAVDVVLVGAGIMSATLAVLLKELDPAIKLEVVELMDSGAAESSNPWNNAGTGHAGLCELNYTPQAADGSVDIKKAVHINTQFEVSKQFWSYLTKKGTFGSCKSFISPVPHLSFVQGDSGVSFLKQRFNVLSKHHAFADMEYTEDKGKMAEWMPLMMPGRSPDEVLAATRVMNGTDVNFGALTNQLLKHLTSAPDTQVKYCKRVTGLKRNGAGWTVSIKDVNNGNTREVDAKFVFLGAGGAALPLLQASGIEESKGFGGFPISGQWLRCDNPEVVRQHQAKVYSQAAVGSPPMSVPHLDTRVVDGKKSLLFGPYAGFTTKFLKHGSFMDLPLSVRAGNIGPMLAVAKNNMDLTKYLVSEVMQSMEQRLESLRRFYPQAKAEDWRLEVAGQRVQIIKKDPKKGGILQFGTELVAAKDGSLAALLGASPGASVTVSIMLELIEKCFPAKASGEWAAKLAEIFPAREKVLETDAALYRKINTQNNIALELVEESSETPSFA from the coding sequence ATGGCGCATAACGAAGCAGTCGACGTAGTTCTGGTAGGGGCCGGCATCATGAGTGCCACCCTGGCCGTGCTGCTCAAAGAGCTCGACCCCGCGATCAAGCTGGAAGTCGTCGAGCTGATGGATTCCGGTGCCGCGGAGAGTTCCAACCCGTGGAACAACGCCGGTACCGGCCACGCCGGCCTGTGCGAGCTGAACTACACGCCGCAGGCGGCCGATGGCAGCGTCGACATCAAGAAAGCCGTGCACATCAACACCCAGTTCGAGGTGTCGAAGCAGTTCTGGTCTTACCTGACCAAAAAAGGCACGTTCGGCTCGTGCAAATCCTTCATCAGCCCGGTCCCGCACCTGAGTTTCGTGCAGGGTGACAGTGGTGTGTCGTTCCTCAAGCAACGCTTCAACGTGTTGAGCAAGCACCATGCGTTTGCCGACATGGAATACACCGAAGACAAAGGCAAGATGGCCGAGTGGATGCCGCTGATGATGCCGGGCCGCTCGCCGGACGAAGTCCTTGCCGCCACTCGCGTGATGAACGGCACCGACGTCAACTTCGGCGCCCTCACCAACCAGTTGCTCAAGCACCTGACCAGCGCCCCGGACACCCAGGTCAAATACTGCAAGCGCGTTACCGGCCTCAAGCGCAACGGCGCCGGCTGGACCGTCAGCATCAAGGACGTCAACAACGGCAACACCCGTGAAGTCGACGCCAAATTCGTCTTCCTCGGCGCCGGTGGCGCGGCGCTGCCATTGCTGCAGGCCTCGGGCATCGAAGAAAGCAAAGGCTTCGGCGGCTTCCCGATCAGTGGGCAGTGGCTGCGTTGCGACAACCCGGAAGTGGTCAGGCAGCACCAGGCCAAGGTCTACAGCCAGGCGGCCGTGGGTTCGCCACCGATGTCGGTGCCGCACCTGGACACCCGCGTGGTCGACGGCAAGAAGTCCCTGCTGTTCGGGCCATACGCCGGCTTCACCACCAAGTTCCTCAAGCACGGCTCCTTCATGGACCTGCCGCTGTCGGTGCGCGCGGGCAACATCGGGCCGATGCTGGCCGTGGCGAAAAACAACATGGACCTGACCAAGTACCTGGTCAGCGAAGTGATGCAATCGATGGAACAGCGTCTGGAATCCCTGCGCCGTTTCTACCCGCAGGCGAAAGCCGAAGACTGGCGCCTGGAAGTGGCCGGCCAGCGGGTACAGATCATCAAGAAAGATCCGAAAAAGGGTGGCATCCTGCAGTTCGGTACCGAACTGGTTGCCGCGAAAGACGGCTCCCTCGCCGCACTGCTCGGCGCATCCCCAGGTGCCTCGGTGACGGTTTCGATCATGCTCGAACTGATCGAGAAGTGCTTCCCGGCCAAGGCGTCCGGCGAGTGGGCGGCCAAACTGGCGGAAATCTTCCCGGCCCGTGAAAAGGTGCTGGAAACCGATGCTGCGCTGTATCGCAAGATCAACACGCAGAACAACATCGCGCTGGAACTGGTTGAAGAAAGCAGCGAGACACCAAGCTTCGCTTGA
- a CDS encoding CPXCG motif-containing cysteine-rich protein has translation MLENAVYECPYCGEEVETTLDLSGGDQTYIEDCQVCCRPITFVLQVHDEEWHLEVFSENE, from the coding sequence ATGCTGGAAAATGCAGTGTATGAATGTCCGTATTGTGGTGAAGAGGTCGAGACCACGCTGGATCTGTCCGGCGGGGATCAGACGTATATCGAGGACTGTCAGGTGTGCTGCCGACCGATCACGTTTGTTTTGCAGGTGCATGATGAAGAATGGCATCTGGAAGTCTTCAGCGAAAACGAGTGA